AGGCGCAGCGCCACCACGGGCGGGGCAGCCGGCAGCAACCCATGCACCGCCCCCGCCAACAGGTTGGCCAGCACGTGGTTATTGGGCAATAAGTAGCTACTGGCCGTGTGGGCCGGCCCCAACAGCACCCAGTAGTCGTAAGAAGCTATCTCGTCAATATTCAAGGCGTAGTCCCAAGCATACCACAGCCGCACACCCGCCGCGGCCAGCAGCAGGCTACCCGCCAGCACCCGCTCGGGCCCACTCAGCCCCGCCAGCGGAGCCCACCACGCGGCCCTCCCCCGCGGCCGCCGGGCCGGCGGCTGCCGCCCTACCCCCCCCACCAGCGCCAACCCCGCCCCGGCCGCCACCACCGCCAGGCCCACGCGCAAAGCCGCGTATCGCGCCGGGCTGCACGGCAGCTTAATCGAGCTGGTCGTCAGGGCGTAGTTGGCTCGTCTGAGGCGGCCAACCAGGTCCGGGTAAGAAGTAGTCCCAAATAAAACCAGCAGGCCCAGGCTTGCTACCAGCAAGCCATATAGCTGCCACCGAAGAATAAAACGCATAGCTCACGAGAAAACAGCTCCCAACTAAAGCGGTCTGAGGCAGGTCATTAAGCAGACAAGTAATCCGGTGCGGTTGCTAGTCGCTAACCGCAAAATATTCCATCCTGACCAGCTCCGCCCACACCCGGTGAGTGGGCAGGCCCATCACGTTGAAATAAGAGCCTTCCAGGCGCTCGATGCCCACCAAGCCCAGCCAGTCCTGCGCGCCGTAGGCCCCGGCCTTGTCGAAGGGCTGGTAGTTTTCCACGTAAAAATCAATCTGCGCGGCGCTAAGCGGGCCGAAATACACGGTCGTTTCGTCAACAAATGATACCGGCGCGCGGCCGTCGCCGGGCAGCAGGCACACGCCGGTATACACCTGGTGGGCGCGGCCTTGCAGACGGCGCAGCATCTGGCGGGCCTCGGCGGCATCGGCGGGCTTGTTGAGTACGTCGTCGTCCAGGCACACGATGGTGTCGGCCGTGAGCAGCAGCTCGTCCTCGGCCAGACCGGGGCGGTAGGCGGCGGCCTTGTGCCGGGCCAGGTACTCGGCCACCTCGCCCCGACGCAGCTGGGGCGGAAAATCTTCCGCTACCTCGCGCAGCCGGATTTCATAGGCCAGGCCCAAATCCGTGAGCAGCTGGCGGCGACGGGGTGAGTTAGAGGCAAGAATCAGACGCATATTTTTTTAAACTGTTCGCCATTAGCGGGGTCTTAGCCGATAGCTTTTTTTCGACTGCATTTTCTGGTAGCTAAGCGCGAAAACTGCTTATTTTTAAAGTAGAAATTTTTCCTACCCCTCGCTTGTGGCTTCCGCCCAGAAATACGGCTCGAAGGGCGTCGGCACCTCATCAGCCAGACTCGAAAAAAGCAGGCCGGCCAGCACTTTGGGGTAGAAGAAGGTGGATTTGGCCGGCATCACTTCGCCCGAGCGGCACACGGCCTCAACCTGGGCCATCGTCACCTCATTGGTGAGGAAGGCGGCGCGGGCCTCGCCGCGGTCTACTTGCTGCAGGCACTCGGCCAGGCCGCGCACGTAGGCCAAGGTCGGGTTGCGGCGCTGGGCGGCGGCATCGCCCAGGCCCAGGGCTTGCTGGAAAACGAAGTAATGCATCACCGTCAGGTCCAGGTCCTTGACTTCGGGGGTAGTATCCCAGGCGAGCTGGCTATGCACCTCGGGGCGCAGGCGCAGCTTGTAGGCGGCCCCGCCGGGCAGGTACAGGCCCAGGGCCCAGCGCTTGCCGGCCAGCAGCTCGGGCAGGTCCTGAGCCTCGACCTGGGCGCGGATGGTGAAGTAGGGTGCCAGGCGGGCCAAAAGCTGCTCGTCGGTGAGGCCGCCGGGTAGCGCGCGCAGCAGGCGGTGGGTGGGCAGGATGCGCAGGTCGTCGCTAGCCGCGTTGGTGAGGTACATCAGGTGGTAATTCCAGGGCTCGTGGCCGGTGCTGCCGCCGGGGCCGGCGGCCAGCTGCCGGGCCTGGCGGTAGGCCACGGAGGCTTCGTAGCGGTGGTGACCATCGGCCAGAATCACCGGCTGGCCCGCCAGCACCCGCTGAAACTGCCGGATGGCCTGCGCATCCTGAATCACGGCCAGCACATCGCGTGCGCCCTGGTAGTCCTCCTCCGTCTGGCAGAGCGGGTCCCGGATAGCCTCATCCATCAGCGCTTCCAGGGTAAAATCCGCGTCGCGGTACAGCCCGTGGGTAGCGCTGGTTTGCAGGCGCAGGGCGGCTAGCAGCTCGGCCCGGTCGTTGACGGCGGCGGGCAGCGTGCTTTCGTGGCGCAGCACTACCCCCTCGTCCCAGCCGTAGGCCCGGATGTGGCACATGAAGCCCTTGCGGCAGCGCTCGCGGGCCTCGCCCGGCAGCCGGAAATACTGGTAGTAGACGTAGATGCCCGGCAGGCCATCCTGGCGCAGCACGCCCTCGGCCTGCCAGCGGGCCAGGCGGTGGGCGGCGGCTTCGGGGGGTAGTAGCTCGCCCTCGGCGCGGGGCACCGAGAGGTGAATCGAGTTCAGCGGCTGCTGGTAGAGGGCCTCGCGCTGGCGGGCGCTCACCACGTCGAACAAGGGCGAGGCTACCGCGTCCATCTCGGCACTCAGGGCGGGGTTGTAGCGCCAGCCGCGCAGGGGTTGAATTTCAGCCATTAAATCAGGTGTCAAGTATCAAGGCCAGCAAAATCGATACCTGAAATCACGGGGCCAGACGGCTGATTTTCCACTCCCTACCCCCCTCTTCGCGCTCATACACCAGGCGGTCGTGCAGGCGGCTGGGGCGGCCCTGCCAGAATTCGACCCGCGTGGGGCGCAGCACGTAGCCGCCCCAGTGCGGTGGGCGGGGCAAGGGGGCCTGGCCCTGGAAGCGGGCTTCGACCTCGTGCTCGCGGGCTGCCAATTCTTCCCGGCTGCCAATGACTTCGCTCTGGGGCGAGGCCCAGGCCCCGACCTGGCTGCTGCGGGGCCGGCTCTGGAAATACTCGGTAGAAACCTCGGCCGAGGCTCGTTCGACTACCCCCTCCACCCGCACCTGACGCTCCAGACCGGGCCAGAAAAAGTTGAGGGCCGCCCGCGGCTGGCTGGCCAGCTCGTGGCCCTTGCGCGAGTCGTAGTTGGTATAGAAGAGAAAGCCCGCGTCGTCGGGCAGGCCCTTGAGCAGCACCACGCGCTGGCTGGGCTGGCCGGTGGCCGCGTCTACGGTGGCCAGGGTCAGGGCCGCGGGCTCAGGCAGCTGGGCGGCCACGGCCTCATCGAGCCACTGCCGAAACTGCGCCACGGCCTCGGGCCGCACGTCGGTTTCGAGCAGCGTGCGCTGGGTGTAGCTCTGGCGCAGGTCGGCTAGTTCGGCGTCGGTCATGCGGTGAATTAGTAAAGGAGTAAGTGAATTATTTTTGATTAGCAACCAGCAAGCAGCAGCTAAACAACAAAGGTAGGCGGGGCGGCTCCCTACCCTCCAACCGCGGCGCGGCGGCTACGTAGCTAGGGGCATGAAATCCGGTACGCTACTCATCTCGCAGCCCTTTTTGGGCGACCCTAACTTTGAGCGCAGCGTGGTGCTGCTCTGCCGTTACAGTCCGGCAGAGGGGGCGTTTGGCCTGGTGCTGACCCGCCCTACCCCCCTGGTGCTGGGCGATGTGCTGCCCCTGCCGCCCGGCGCGCCCGCGGCCAGCCAGCGGCTGCCACTCTTGGCGGGCGGCCCGGTGCAGCCCGATACGCTGCACTTTCTGCATCAGCGGCCCGAGCTGCCGGGGGCTACTGACCT
The genomic region above belongs to Hymenobacter psoromatis and contains:
- the pdxH gene encoding pyridoxamine 5'-phosphate oxidase, whose translation is MTDAELADLRQSYTQRTLLETDVRPEAVAQFRQWLDEAVAAQLPEPAALTLATVDAATGQPSQRVVLLKGLPDDAGFLFYTNYDSRKGHELASQPRAALNFFWPGLERQVRVEGVVERASAEVSTEYFQSRPRSSQVGAWASPQSEVIGSREELAAREHEVEARFQGQAPLPRPPHWGGYVLRPTRVEFWQGRPSRLHDRLVYEREEGGREWKISRLAP
- a CDS encoding DUF1015 domain-containing protein, with the translated sequence MAEIQPLRGWRYNPALSAEMDAVASPLFDVVSARQREALYQQPLNSIHLSVPRAEGELLPPEAAAHRLARWQAEGVLRQDGLPGIYVYYQYFRLPGEARERCRKGFMCHIRAYGWDEGVVLRHESTLPAAVNDRAELLAALRLQTSATHGLYRDADFTLEALMDEAIRDPLCQTEEDYQGARDVLAVIQDAQAIRQFQRVLAGQPVILADGHHRYEASVAYRQARQLAAGPGGSTGHEPWNYHLMYLTNAASDDLRILPTHRLLRALPGGLTDEQLLARLAPYFTIRAQVEAQDLPELLAGKRWALGLYLPGGAAYKLRLRPEVHSQLAWDTTPEVKDLDLTVMHYFVFQQALGLGDAAAQRRNPTLAYVRGLAECLQQVDRGEARAAFLTNEVTMAQVEAVCRSGEVMPAKSTFFYPKVLAGLLFSSLADEVPTPFEPYFWAEATSEG
- a CDS encoding Maf family nucleotide pyrophosphatase codes for the protein MRLILASNSPRRRQLLTDLGLAYEIRLREVAEDFPPQLRRGEVAEYLARHKAAAYRPGLAEDELLLTADTIVCLDDDVLNKPADAAEARQMLRRLQGRAHQVYTGVCLLPGDGRAPVSFVDETTVYFGPLSAAQIDFYVENYQPFDKAGAYGAQDWLGLVGIERLEGSYFNVMGLPTHRVWAELVRMEYFAVSD